In Nerophis lumbriciformis linkage group LG12, RoL_Nlum_v2.1, whole genome shotgun sequence, a single genomic region encodes these proteins:
- the LOC140679262 gene encoding zinc finger protein 703-like, with amino-acid sequence MRDLTGGFRFLRSESPDRNARGGVPGPRRTGAQSPSPESCCPCPFEPSRQDKRLPVRIVKMLTAHSGHLLHPEYLQPLQSAPVSIELDAKKSPLALLAQTCSQIGKPEPASSSKLASLSSGSLADKDSSSRSSKPGEQHQSSEDKSSFKPYSKSSGDGRKEVQGSKGTSEKPFRAANGSLNNGSGSCLSFPPHSKSPSSPAPHAQNQPHRQSHSPSTQPLPHSQDSKPASLEQACSDINGADKKDSDATKSSVDGAHLANSSHMRASANSSNASSASSPRPESKADPQASSQANLVSSHIAPVSPFKQGHSVFPLPPASMGYHGSIVGAYAGYPSQFALDHTKTSLGLGLPSKHPSSSPPSLMQGLCRDPYCLTYPNAHHLGGSNCSTCVHDPSSLKSGFPLVYPSHHLHSLHSNALSSSTTPSLSHPLYTYGFMVPNESLPHACNWVSVGGPCDKRFSTSEELLAHLRTHTALPGMVDSKLLSAYPSSISSTASCHLHLPPHSSPGSLPSSFALRGSPGLGLARYHPYSKSHLPGAPGLPMPSLPSSSAYYSPYALYSQRLGSASALGYQ; translated from the exons ATGAGAGATCTCACCGGCGGCTTCAGGTTTTTACGCAGCGAGTCCCCGGATCGTAACGCCCGCGGCGGTGTCCCCGGTCCCCGCCGAACCGGAGCGCAGAGTCCGAGCCCCGAGTCTTGTTGTCCCTGCCCGTTCGAGCCGTCGCGCCAGGACAAAAGACTCCCCGTCAGGATTGTCAAGATGTTGACGGCGCACAGCGGCCATTTGCTCCACCCGGAGTACCTCCAACCTCTCCAGTCCGCTCCAGTCAGCATCGAG CTGGATGCCAAGAAGAGTCCTTTAGCTCTGCTGGCTCAGACCTGCTCTCAAATTGGCAAACCGGAGCCTGCCTCCTCTTCCAAGCTGGCCTCCCTCTCCTCAGGCAGTTTGGCAGACAAGGACTCTTCAAGCCGGTCCTCCAAGCCCGGAGAGCAGCACCAGTCCTCCGAGGACAAATCCAGCTTCAAACCTTACTCCAAGTCGTCGGGCGACGGCCGTAAAGAAGTTCAAGGATCGAAGGGGACTTCGGAAAAACCCTTCAGAGCGGCCAATGGGAGCTTAAATAATGGCAGCGGCTCTTGTTTGTCTTTTCCTCCCCATTCCAAATCACCGAGCTCCCCTGCGCCGCACGCACAGAACCAGCCTCACAGACAGAGCCATTCCCCCTCCACACAGCCGCTGCCACACTCTCAGGACAGCAAACCTGCCAGTTTAGAGCAAGCCTGTTCAGACATTAATGGTGCTGATAAAAAAGACTCGGATGCGACTAAGTCGAGCGTGGACGGCGCTCATTTGGCCAACTCCAGCCACATGCGAGCCAGCGCCAATTCCAGTAACGCCAGCTCTGCCAGCAGTCCGCGGCCTGAGAGCAAGGCCGACCCGCAGGCCTCGTCTCAGGCTAACCTGGTCTCCTCGCACATTGCCCCGGTCTCCCCTTTCAAACAAGGACATTCCGTCTTCCCATTGCCTCCGGCGTCTATGGGCTACCACGGTTCTATCGTGGGAGCCTACGCAGGTTACCCCTCGCAGTTTGCTTTGGATCATACCAAGACTAGTTTGGGGTTAGGACTTCCAAGTAAACACCCCAGTTCTAGCCCGCCATCGTTGATGCAGGGCTTGTGTCGGGACCCTTACTGTCTGACGTACCCCAACGCACATCACTTAGGAGGAAGTAACTGTTCCACCTGTGTCCATGACCCCTCCAGCCTTAAGTCGGGTTTCCCCCTAGTCTACCCATCACACCACCTGCACTCTTTGCACTCCAACGCCTTGTCTTCCAGCACCACCCCTTCCCTCTCACACCCCCTCTACACATATGGTTTCATGGTCCCCAATGAGTCCCTACCCCACGCATGCAACTGGGTGTCTGTGGGAGGCCCTTGCGACAAGAGGTTCTCCACGTCCGAGGAGCTGCTGGCCCACTTGCGTACCCACACAGCTCTGCCAGGGATGGTGGACAGCAAGCTCTTGTCAGCCTATCCTTCTTCCATTTCATCCACAGCCTCTTGCCATCTTCATCTGCCACCACACAGCAGCCCAGGCTCCCTGCCCAGCTCCTTCGCTCTGAGAGGATCCCCTGGTTTAGGCCTGGCTCGCTACCACCCCTACAGCAAATCCCACCTGCCTGGAGCCCCCGGGCTTCCCATGCCATCCCTACCCTCCTCATCAGCCTACTACTCCCCATACGCGCTCTACAGCCAGAGACTGGGCTCAGCTTCAGCCCTTGGATACCAGTGA